From the genome of Sphingomonas sp. HMP6, one region includes:
- a CDS encoding metallophosphoesterase yields the protein MGLFRKTPKPAPPPSGPPGTRAYAIGDVHGRLDLLRDLLDQIDADSQARPCQREFIVFLGDLIDRGPDSRGVLQLLQTIRLNLPNPVFVMGNHEEMLLRVLGDDPERVWDWMSFGGYEFAQSYGVEVGRLATLPAAAAAAEIRAAMPPTDLAFVESFVDSFRFGDYLFVHAGIRPGTPLEQQKISDLRWIREDFLDSSACHPFVVVHGHTISDGPDERPNRIGIDTGAYASGVLTALCLEGTDRKYLTAVG from the coding sequence GTGGGACTGTTCAGAAAAACCCCGAAACCCGCCCCGCCCCCCAGCGGCCCGCCTGGTACCCGCGCCTACGCGATCGGCGACGTGCATGGCCGGCTCGATCTTCTCCGCGATTTGCTAGACCAGATCGACGCCGACAGTCAGGCCCGCCCCTGTCAACGCGAATTCATCGTGTTTCTCGGCGACCTGATCGACCGCGGACCCGATTCGCGTGGCGTACTTCAACTATTACAAACGATTCGCCTGAATCTGCCCAATCCCGTGTTCGTGATGGGCAATCATGAGGAGATGTTGCTGCGCGTGCTAGGCGACGATCCTGAGCGCGTTTGGGACTGGATGAGTTTTGGCGGATACGAATTCGCGCAAAGTTACGGCGTCGAAGTGGGCCGCCTGGCCACGCTTCCGGCGGCAGCGGCGGCAGCCGAAATTCGGGCGGCGATGCCTCCGACCGATCTCGCCTTCGTCGAGTCCTTCGTCGATAGCTTTCGCTTCGGCGACTATCTTTTCGTGCACGCCGGCATCCGCCCAGGCACGCCGCTGGAACAGCAGAAAATCTCGGATTTGCGCTGGATTCGCGAAGATTTCCTCGACAGTTCGGCCTGCCATCCCTTCGTCGTGGTGCACGGCCACACGATTAGCGATGGCCCGGATGAGCGCCCTAATCGCATTGGAATCGATACCGGGGCCTATGCCAGCGGCGTGCTCACAGCGTTATGCCTGGAGGGGACCGATCGCAAATATCTCACCGCCGTTGGCTAG
- the galU gene encoding UTP--glucose-1-phosphate uridylyltransferase GalU translates to MHIKPLRKAVFPVGGLGTRFLPATKAMPKEMLPVVDRPLIQYAVDEAIEAGIEQMIFVTGRGKSAIEDHFDIAYELEATMAARGKSLEVLDQTRLAPGAVAYVRQQEPMGLGHAVWCARDIVGDEPFAVLLADDFMVGKPGCLRQMVDAYMKVGGNMICAQEVPEDQTHMYGVITPGTRDGALTQVKGLVEKPAKGSAPSNLSVIGRYILQPEVMRVLENQGKGAGGEIQLTDAMARMIGDQPFHGLTFDGKRYDCGDKAGYVTANLAVAVGRDDIGETVRAFAVNLLK, encoded by the coding sequence ATGCATATCAAGCCGCTGCGCAAGGCCGTTTTTCCCGTTGGTGGCTTGGGAACCCGTTTTCTCCCCGCGACGAAGGCGATGCCCAAGGAAATGTTGCCCGTGGTGGATCGCCCCTTGATCCAATACGCGGTCGACGAAGCGATCGAAGCGGGGATCGAACAGATGATCTTCGTTACCGGACGCGGTAAATCGGCGATCGAGGATCATTTCGACATTGCCTATGAACTCGAGGCGACGATGGCAGCACGCGGCAAGTCGCTTGAAGTGCTCGACCAGACCCGGCTCGCGCCCGGCGCGGTCGCCTATGTGCGGCAGCAGGAGCCGATGGGCCTGGGTCACGCGGTCTGGTGCGCCCGCGACATCGTCGGCGATGAGCCGTTCGCGGTACTGCTCGCCGACGACTTCATGGTCGGAAAACCGGGCTGCCTGCGCCAAATGGTCGATGCCTATATGAAGGTCGGCGGCAATATGATCTGCGCGCAGGAAGTGCCTGAGGATCAGACGCATATGTACGGGGTTATCACGCCTGGCACGCGCGACGGCGCTCTCACGCAAGTGAAGGGGCTGGTCGAAAAGCCGGCAAAGGGTTCTGCACCGTCGAACCTTTCGGTGATCGGTCGCTATATTTTGCAGCCCGAAGTTATGCGCGTGCTCGAGAATCAAGGCAAGGGCGCGGGCGGCGAGATTCAGTTGACGGACGCAATGGCGCGGATGATCGGTGATCAGCCGTTCCACGGGCTGACTTTCGACGGCAAGCGCTACGATTGCGGCGATAAAGCGGGCTACGTCACCGCCAACCTCGCCGTCGCGGTGGGACGCGACGATATCGGCGAAACCGTACGCGCGTTTGCGGTCAATCTGCTGAAATAG
- the rfbA gene encoding glucose-1-phosphate thymidylyltransferase RfbA, whose product MKGIILAGGAGTRLYPATLALSKQLLPVFDKPMIYYPLSVLMLAGIREILIISTPRDLPMFRLLLGDGSAFGIALSYCEQPEPGGLPQAFLLGADFLDGEACALILGDNIYHGDGLGAKCRAAALAAEQGGATVFAYQVDDPERYGVVSFDPVSGRATGIEEKPAEPQSNWAVTGLYFCDAGVVEIARGLTPSARGEVEIVDVLKAYMARDALSVGRLGRGYAWLDTGTHDSLHDASSFVRTIERRQGIKIACPEEIALDLGWLDAGQVTARADSMGKTDYARYLRSCAKAAA is encoded by the coding sequence ATGAAGGGTATTATTCTGGCCGGTGGCGCGGGAACGCGGCTGTATCCGGCGACGCTGGCGCTGTCGAAGCAATTGCTGCCGGTGTTCGACAAGCCGATGATCTATTATCCGTTGTCGGTCCTGATGCTGGCCGGGATCCGCGAGATCCTGATCATTTCCACGCCGCGTGATTTGCCGATGTTCCGCTTGCTGCTTGGTGACGGTTCTGCGTTCGGTATAGCCTTGTCCTATTGCGAACAGCCAGAACCCGGCGGCCTGCCGCAAGCTTTCTTGCTGGGCGCGGATTTCCTCGACGGGGAGGCGTGCGCGCTGATCCTGGGAGACAATATCTATCATGGAGATGGACTGGGCGCGAAGTGCCGCGCGGCCGCGCTCGCGGCGGAGCAGGGCGGGGCAACCGTCTTTGCCTATCAGGTCGACGACCCCGAACGCTATGGGGTGGTATCGTTTGATCCGGTCAGCGGGCGCGCCACGGGAATTGAGGAAAAGCCGGCCGAACCGCAGTCGAACTGGGCGGTGACCGGCCTGTATTTTTGCGATGCCGGCGTGGTCGAGATCGCGCGGGGCCTCACGCCCTCTGCACGCGGCGAAGTCGAGATCGTCGACGTGCTCAAGGCCTATATGGCGCGCGATGCCCTGTCGGTCGGGCGGTTGGGTCGCGGTTACGCATGGCTCGACACGGGCACGCACGATTCGCTTCACGACGCCTCGTCGTTCGTACGGACGATCGAGCGGCGACAGGGCATCAAGATCGCATGCCCTGAGGAAATCGCGCTCGATCTCGGCTGGCTCGATGCGGGGCAAGTGACCGCGCGGGCTGATTCGATGGGCAAGACCGACTATGCGCGGTATCTGCGCTCCTGCGCCAAGGCGGCGGCATGA
- a CDS encoding glycosyltransferase family 4 protein yields the protein MPAPIIFLNRFYAPDHSATAQILTDLAVDLAAQGHDVTVITSRALYGQDHGLLPRQETIAGVKIYRVTTPASRRGMAGRIAAYLFYLLFAPIVAARIARRGTVLVVKTDPPLLSVPLALVARVRGAMLIPWLQDLYPEVAVAYGIGIAKGPIGRLLTGLRDMSLRRATRIVAIGDLMADRIVRAGIARDRIAVIPNWSNDADIVPLTGHSPELRAGWNIARGAFVLAYSGNLGRAHEYDTLLGAATALRERADIVFLFVGGGHMSDQLAARVDALGLTNFRFAPYQPREKLSESLATGNAHWISLRPEFEGLIVPSKVFGVCAAGRAVVAVCMPDGELPRLIVPAGAGVAVAPGDAAALADAIVALADDRTRTAAMGRAARALLDGGYTRTHALTRWLFLLEAVSGDIAQR from the coding sequence ATGCCCGCCCCGATCATCTTCCTCAACCGCTTCTACGCCCCCGATCATTCGGCGACGGCGCAAATCCTGACCGATCTCGCGGTCGATCTGGCGGCGCAGGGGCATGACGTCACCGTGATCACGAGCCGCGCCCTGTACGGGCAGGACCACGGCCTGTTGCCGCGACAGGAAACGATCGCCGGCGTGAAGATATACCGCGTTACAACGCCAGCGAGCCGCCGCGGCATGGCGGGGCGAATCGCGGCATATCTGTTCTATCTGCTGTTCGCGCCCATCGTCGCCGCGCGGATCGCCAGGCGCGGCACCGTTCTGGTCGTAAAAACCGATCCGCCCTTGCTGTCGGTACCGCTCGCGCTCGTGGCACGAGTCCGCGGGGCTATGCTGATCCCATGGTTGCAGGATCTCTACCCCGAAGTGGCTGTCGCCTACGGCATCGGCATCGCAAAAGGTCCGATCGGGCGCTTGCTGACGGGCTTGCGCGACATGTCGCTCCGTCGGGCGACGCGGATCGTCGCGATCGGCGATCTGATGGCTGATCGGATCGTGCGCGCCGGCATCGCCCGGGATCGCATTGCCGTCATTCCGAACTGGTCGAACGACGCAGACATCGTCCCCCTCACCGGCCATTCGCCGGAGCTGCGGGCGGGCTGGAATATTGCGCGCGGCGCGTTCGTGCTCGCTTACTCTGGCAATCTCGGTCGCGCGCATGAATACGATACGCTGCTTGGCGCGGCGACGGCGCTGCGCGAACGGGCCGACATCGTGTTTCTGTTCGTTGGCGGCGGGCACATGTCGGACCAACTCGCCGCGCGGGTCGACGCGCTTGGGCTGACGAACTTTCGATTCGCACCGTATCAGCCGCGCGAAAAACTGTCCGAGTCACTCGCGACGGGAAATGCGCATTGGATTTCGCTTCGTCCCGAGTTCGAAGGCCTGATCGTGCCCAGCAAGGTTTTCGGGGTCTGCGCCGCCGGGCGCGCCGTCGTCGCGGTGTGCATGCCGGACGGCGAGCTCCCGCGGCTGATCGTTCCCGCAGGCGCGGGTGTCGCTGTCGCGCCCGGCGATGCTGCGGCGCTTGCGGACGCGATCGTGGCTCTGGCCGACGACCGGACCCGGACTGCGGCGATGGGACGCGCCGCGCGCGCGCTACTCGATGGCGGCTACACGCGCACGCACGCGCTCACCCGCTGGCTATTCTTGCTCGAAGCCGTTAGCGGCGATATCGCACAGCGATAG
- a CDS encoding exopolysaccharide biosynthesis polyprenyl glycosylphosphotransferase, whose amino-acid sequence MQRYRYQILVGLLIAVVLPSVVRGIFDSRDLSYFGRTILEYGNSRNSLIASIVGLFLGVALFRRLCNFPGVRSYEYVLPSFFTSYGIVTAVLLVFRLEYIVSVVVTSLALAVMTFFVICYLSQRHTAYLFHVVPCGDMSRLHGIQHVDWAYLQEPILPEVPGSGIVVDLRAEIGDEWERLLAQAALAGVPVYHSKQLLESITGQVEIEHISENSLGSLNPNDGYGKVKQGIDLLVALIALPLFSPFLLLIALAIRLDSPGPVLFRQVRMGFRGKPFQVYKFRTMRPVTAPGTHDDARRAAITQSDDNRITRVGRILRRTRIDEIPQILNILRGEMSWIGPRPEAMALSGWYQSEISFYSYRHVVKPGITGWAQVNQGHVAEIHDVHYKLCYDFYYIKYHSAWLDALILFRTVRTVITGSGAK is encoded by the coding sequence GTGCAACGCTATCGCTATCAGATCTTGGTCGGTTTGCTGATTGCGGTCGTGCTTCCATCGGTAGTGCGCGGCATTTTCGATTCGCGCGATTTGTCGTATTTCGGCCGCACGATCCTGGAATATGGTAATAGCCGCAATTCGCTGATCGCGTCGATCGTCGGGCTGTTTCTGGGCGTCGCACTGTTCCGGCGCTTGTGTAATTTCCCCGGCGTGCGTTCCTACGAATATGTCCTGCCATCGTTCTTCACGTCCTATGGCATCGTGACTGCCGTTCTGCTTGTTTTTAGGCTCGAATATATTGTTTCGGTGGTCGTCACGAGTCTCGCGCTCGCCGTGATGACCTTCTTCGTGATCTGCTATTTGAGCCAGCGGCACACGGCGTATCTGTTCCACGTCGTGCCGTGCGGCGACATGTCGCGGCTGCACGGTATCCAGCATGTCGACTGGGCCTATCTCCAGGAACCCATTTTGCCCGAGGTGCCGGGGTCGGGGATCGTGGTCGATCTACGGGCAGAGATTGGCGACGAGTGGGAACGGCTGCTGGCGCAGGCAGCCCTTGCGGGCGTGCCGGTCTACCATTCCAAGCAACTGCTGGAATCGATTACCGGGCAAGTGGAAATCGAGCATATCTCGGAAAACAGCCTGGGATCGCTCAATCCCAATGACGGGTACGGCAAGGTCAAACAGGGGATCGATCTTCTCGTCGCACTGATCGCCTTACCATTATTTTCGCCTTTCCTGCTGTTGATTGCCCTGGCGATCCGGCTCGATTCGCCCGGACCGGTGCTGTTTCGGCAAGTCCGGATGGGATTTCGCGGAAAGCCCTTTCAGGTCTACAAATTCCGCACGATGCGCCCGGTTACAGCGCCCGGGACGCATGACGACGCGCGCCGCGCGGCGATCACGCAAAGCGACGACAATCGCATCACGCGCGTCGGGCGCATCCTTCGGCGCACGCGAATCGACGAAATTCCGCAAATTCTCAATATCCTGCGCGGGGAGATGAGCTGGATCGGGCCGCGTCCGGAGGCGATGGCTCTATCGGGATGGTATCAAAGTGAAATTTCGTTCTACAGCTATCGCCATGTCGTAAAACCTGGAATAACGGGATGGGCGCAAGTAAATCAGGGACACGTCGCTGAAATACATGACGTGCATTACAAGCTTTGTTACGATTTCTATTACATAAAATATCATTCGGCGTGGCTTGATGCTCTTATATTATTTAGAACTGTTCGAACCGTTATTACAGGATCGGGCGCGAAGTAG
- the rfbB gene encoding dTDP-glucose 4,6-dehydratase encodes MSAVVSLAAATPERCVLVTGGAGFIGSAVCRHLVRGGRTRVINLDKLTYAGSLSALADVAASPHYRFVQGDIADRVLVTRLLAEERVDAVMHLAAESHVDRSIDGPAVFVETNITGTFHLLEVALNHWRGLEGAAKDRFRFHHISTDEVFGDLPFDCSKFDEDSPYRPSSPYSASKAASDHLVRAWHHTFGLPVVLSNCSNNYGPHQFPEKLIPLTITRASAGLSLPVYGTGENVRDWLHVEDHARALDAVMMRGAVGETYVIGGRAEHSNIAVVAMICDLLDAKAPLANGKRRRSLIQLVTDRPGHDRRYAIDPSRIERDLGWRAEIAFAEGLTRTIDWYLAESASFAQSVPLVG; translated from the coding sequence ATGAGCGCCGTCGTATCACTCGCCGCGGCAACGCCCGAACGCTGTGTGCTGGTCACCGGGGGGGCGGGCTTCATAGGTTCGGCGGTGTGCCGGCATCTCGTTCGGGGGGGGCGCACGCGTGTCATCAACCTCGACAAGCTGACCTATGCCGGCTCGCTTTCAGCACTCGCCGATGTTGCCGCATCGCCACACTATCGCTTCGTCCAGGGGGATATTGCCGATCGCGTGCTGGTGACCCGCTTATTGGCGGAGGAGCGCGTCGATGCGGTAATGCACCTCGCTGCGGAGAGCCATGTTGATCGCTCGATCGATGGCCCGGCGGTGTTCGTCGAGACCAACATAACCGGCACCTTCCACCTGCTCGAAGTTGCACTCAATCACTGGCGCGGGCTTGAGGGCGCTGCAAAGGACCGCTTCCGCTTTCATCATATCTCTACTGACGAGGTGTTTGGCGACTTGCCGTTCGATTGCTCCAAATTCGACGAGGACTCGCCATATCGCCCGTCATCGCCCTATTCGGCGTCGAAGGCTGCGTCAGACCATCTCGTGCGCGCGTGGCACCACACCTTCGGTCTGCCGGTTGTGCTGTCGAATTGCAGCAATAATTACGGGCCGCATCAATTTCCCGAAAAGTTGATTCCGCTGACGATCACGCGGGCGTCGGCAGGGCTCAGTTTGCCGGTGTATGGGACGGGGGAGAATGTTCGGGACTGGCTGCATGTAGAGGATCATGCACGTGCGCTCGATGCCGTGATGATGCGTGGGGCCGTGGGCGAGACCTATGTTATTGGCGGCCGCGCCGAGCATAGCAACATCGCGGTGGTTGCGATGATCTGCGATCTGCTCGATGCGAAGGCTCCCCTTGCGAACGGGAAGCGCCGCCGCTCGCTGATCCAGTTGGTGACCGACCGGCCGGGCCATGATCGCCGTTACGCGATCGACCCTAGCCGAATCGAGCGCGATCTGGGCTGGCGCGCGGAGATCGCGTTTGCCGAGGGGCTGACCAGGACGATCGATTGGTATTTGGCGGAAAGCGCGTCGTTCGCACAGAGCGTACCGCTGGTCGGCTAA